In Botrytis cinerea B05.10 chromosome 6, complete sequence, the following proteins share a genomic window:
- the Bcrgd2 gene encoding Bcrgd2, whose translation MAPNFADSFWSGDYAGGLGVLFGKLQQGVAENQQVLTIARMRAEAEDVYGIKLGDIGSATDKITGGFGRDDGASVRKAYDGVRTEMEEAAKNHRKIAQSIRDLVVAPFSRWCDAHENRVQNSQDDLQARIKLHDKQAELVKKLRSHYFNKCRLVEDIEEENKLAFQDPETSPKAKIPEIKVGDKDDEEDDQSLEIGDEIYSSEQVKKILTHLLQTIKLVDTKVPILGTYQNTTCGADIVEYFQKFMGATSVSHAERIGQDLVSHGFLRLIGNVGNVFANSSKMFYQWRPKGFQLTGIPEKKPQVGRTFSIASNSDFADSPVVGSVSEYLAGWNPLNNQHPNETPGDRLRREASEADERYKQGVRKLDHLRCQLEEAIFEHLRYLERCELDRLKAIKTIILDFSGTISNVIPSLQSTVDKMMLYQETVQPLGDLRYLLENYRTGGFAPKVIVYENYYNSADEQTFGVDLEARARGDRKRVPVIITTILTFLDNRYPDLEGDPARRSVWLVDVPLHQTHRVRDVLNTGKPFPIETLEPYEIPIIASVLKLYLLELPDSLVSSHVYEIMKTIYSTPASESTDSARISVLQNTLSQLRLANIATLDALMTHFTRLIELTSADEAYISELATILAPCILRPKTETSMTMEEKYSYRLIRDLFAHKDAIFSELKRASSLNSASNIDTRRPRAISTDESNRRANMEARQKAIIAAGGARSRATSPAPSPRGHRRDRSSGPPAAETRFPVQTSPTATTDSTRNSRGSVRQSLEVPSSAEASPVVEPKPSPLSPLANGTEASTPSVTSATYMPGSGDGMEEATVEKRTSLASVSSLPTVEKRNSLGRGGQVSRNSIGRKPYGNVARMSKNFDMVASGNRDSVGSIGEVPEPAAEQKVGVSLEDKPMDD comes from the exons ATGGCGCCCAATTTTGCGGATTCCTTTTGGTCGGGAGATTACGCTGGAG GTCTTGGTGTTCTATTCGGCAAACTGCAGCAAGGTGTCGCCGAAAACCAACAGGTTCTTACCATTGCGCGAATGCGTGCGGAAGCCGAAGATGTCTATGGGATAAAATTAGGAGATATTGGATCAGCAACGGACAAAATAACAGGAGGTTTCGGCAGAGACGACGGAGCCAGCGTTAGAAAg GCATACGATGGAGTACGGacagaaatggaagaagctGCGAAAAATCACCGCAAAATCGCACAGAGCATCCGAGATCTAGTCGTCGCCCCTTTTTCGCGCTGGTGTGATGCACATGAAAATCGAGTTCAAAATTCACAAGATGATCTTCAGGCCCGGATAAAACTTCACGACAAACAAGCAGAGCTGGTCAAGAAGTTGCGTAGCCATTACTTTAATAAGTGTCGGCTGgtggaagatattgaagaggaaaataaaCTTGCTTTCCAGGATCCAGAAACCAGTCCGAAGGCCAAGATCCCAGAGATTAAGGTTGGCGATAAGgacgatgaagaggatgacCAATCTCTGGAGATTGGTGATGAAATCTACAGTTCGGAGCAAGTCAAGAAGATTTTAACCCACCTTTtacaaacaatcaaactGGTCGATACAAAAGTTCCAATCTTGGGCACGTATCAAAATACTACATGTGGTGCAGATATAGTGGAATACTTTCAGAAATTTATGGGAGCAACAAGTGTCAGTCACGCTGAACGTATTGGACAGGATTTGGTATCGCACGGCTTTCTACGATTGATTGGAAATGTTGGCAATGTTTTCGCAAATAGTTCCAAGATGTTCTACCAATGGCGACCAAAGGGTTTCCAATTGACAGGAATTCCCGAAAAGAAGCCCCAAGTAGGCCGCACTTTCTCTATCGCGTCCAATTCCGATTTTGCAGATTCTCCTGTCGTTGGATCAGTCTCTGAATACTTAGCGGGCTGGAATCCTTTGAACAATCAACATCCAAACGAAACTCCAGGCGACCGCCTTCGCAGGGAAGCCTCAGAGGCAGATGAGAGGTACAAGCAAGGTGTGAGAAAATTGGATCATTTGCGATGTCAATTGGAGGAGGCTATCTTTGAGCATTTGAGGTATTTGGAACGTTGTGAGCTTGACAGACTCAAGGCTATCAAGACCATTATTCTCGACTTTTCCGGAACGATAAGCAATGTCATTCCTAGTCTGCAATCAACAGTCGATAAGATGATGCTTTACCAAGAAACCGTCCAACCTCTTGGAGATTTGCGATATCTTCTCGAAAACTACCGCACTGGTGGATTTGCGCCAAAGGTTATTGTTTACGAGAATTATTACAACTCTGCAGACGAACAAACTTTCGGTGTTGATCTGGAAGCCCGGGCTCGTGGAGACAGAAAGAGGGTACCAGTCATCATTACCACTATTCTCACCTTCCTTGACAACAGATATCCTGATCTTGAAGGCGACCCAGCTAGGAGAAGTGTTTGGTTGGTTGATGTTCCCCTTCATCAAACTCACCGAGTACGAGATGTTCTCAACACCGGGAAACCATTTCCTATTGAAACTTTGGAGCCATATGAAATTCCTATTATTGCAAGCGTTCTTAAACTGTATTTACTGGAATTACCAG ATTCTTTAGTGTCATCTCATGTTTACGAAATTATGAAAACGATCTATTCAACGCCAGCATCCGAATCTACCGACTCAGCTCGTATCTCTGTTCTACAAAATACCCTCAGTCAGCTTAGGTTGGCCAACATTGCCACTTTGGATGCCCTCATGACCCATTTCACTAGATTAATTGAACTTACTTCTGCGGATGAGGCTTATATTTCCGAACTCGCAACCATCCTTGCTCCATGCATCCTTCGACCAAAGACTGAAACCTCAATGACCATGGAAGAAAAGTATTCATACCGCTTGATTCGCGATCTCTTTGCTCATAAGGACGCTATCTTCTCTGAACTTAAGCGAGCTTCGTCGCTCAATTCTGCGTCAAATATTGATACCAGAAGACCTAGAGCTATTAGCACTGATGAAAGCAACAGGCGAGCCAATATGGAAGCTAGACAAAAGGCAATCATTGCGGCTGGTGGAGCAAGAAGTCGCGCCACTAGTCCTGCACCAAGTCCACGTGGTCACCGGAGAGATAGGAGCTCAGGGCCACCCGCAGCTGAGACTCGATTTCCGGTTCAAACATCGCCCACGGCTACTACCGATTCGACTAGAAACTCTCGAGGAAGCGTGAGACAAAGTCTCGAAGTTCCATCATCAGCCGAAGCTAGTCCAGTTGTCGAACCAAAGCCTTCTCCTTTGTCACCATTGGCCAACGGAACAGAAGCTAGCACACCTAGTGTTACGAGTGCTACATACATGCCTGGGTctggagatggaatggagGAAGCTACTGTAGAAAAGAGGACTAGTCTTGCAAGTGTTTCTAGTCTTCCAACTGTGGAAAAGAGAAACAGTTTAGGACGAGGTGGTCAAGTTTCGAGAAATAGCATTGGGAGAAAACCTTATGGAAACGTTGCAAGAATGAGCAAGAATTTCGATATGGTAGCATCGGGTAACAGAGACAGCGTAGGAAGTATCGGCGAAGTACCAGAACCTGCTGCGGAACAGAAGGTCGGGGTGAGTCTCGAGGACAAACCTATGGATGATTAG